The Cloacibacillus sp. region ATGTGCAACCAGGTTGTGAGCGGCCTTGCGATGGTGCTCGCCGGATACGGCCTCTCCGCCCTCATGGGACGCGAGGTCATCGGACAGACCATTCCGGGGCTTGCCGCGTGGAAGCTGCCCCTGCTTTCGCAGATACCGGTCATAGGCCCCATATTCTTTCAGCACAACGCGATGATATATCTTTCATATCTGCTCGTCGCCTTCCTCTGCTGGTTCCTCTTCAAGACGAGGCCAGGGCTCAACTGCCGCGCCGTGGGCGAAAACCCGCGCGCCGCGGACGCGATGGGCCTGCACGTCTCGGCCATAAGATATTTTTACAGCATCGCGGGCGGCGGTCTCGCGGGCCTTGGCGGCGGCTATCTTTCAGTAGTCTACGCGCAGATGTGGATAGAGGGAATGACGGCTGGCCGCGGCTGGATAGCGGTTGCACTCGTAATCTTCGGCCTCTGGAACCCTGCTCGCGCGGCAATAGGCGCCTATCTCTTCGGCGGCGTCGACGCGCTTCAGCTTCGCCTTCAGGCGATGGGCTCCACAGTATCGGCCTCGCTGCTTTTGACTCTGCCCTACATAATGACCATCGTCGTGCTCACAGCCGTCTCCATACGTTCCGGCAAAGGCCGGCTGCTAGGCGCGCCCTCCTCGCTTTCCATTCCGTTCCGGCGTGAGGAGCGGGAGTGAGCCATATAGAAAAATAAACAAACTTATGTTATTCTATCGAAATGTCAGCTAAGGCTGCATAAAATAAAAGGGGGAACCTTAAAAATGAAAAAGGCAGTTCTGCTTGCAATAGCGCTGGTAATGGCATTTTCAGCGTCAGCATTCGCCCTCGGCGCGATCAAGGTCGAGGATCAGAAACCGGCATTTATTTACGTTGGCCCGGCCGCGGACGGCGGCTACAACTACATGCACGACCAGGGGCGCAAGCTCATGGAAAAGAACAATCCCGGCCTCAAAAGCTCAATCGTTGAATCCGTTCCCGAAGGCCCCGACGCAGAGCGCGTCATGGAGACGGCCATCAGAAACGGCGCTAAAGTCATCTACGCCAACTCCTTCGGCTACATGGACCACGTCATCAACGTAGCGAAGCGCCACCCCGACGTCTATTTCAACCACTGCTCCGGCTATAAGGACGCCCCGAACGTCAGCACCTACTTCGGACGCATGTACCAGCCGCGCTACCTCTCCGGCCTCGTCGCAGGACGCGCAACGAAGAGCAACAACATCGGCTATGTAGCGGCCTACCCCATCCCCGAAGTCATCCGCGGCATCAACGCCTTCACCCTCGGAGTCCGCAAGGTCAACCCCAAGGCGAAGGTAAAGGTAGTCTGGATCTACACATGGCATGACCCCGCAAAGGAAAAAGAGGCTACAAAGGCGCTCTTTGACGCCAAATGCGACACAGTGGCCATGCACGCCGACACCGGCGGCGCGCCCAAAGCGGCCGAAGAGCTCGGCATGTGGGTCATCGGATACAACACGCCGATGGACAAATACGCCCCCACGCGCCATCTCGTCACGCCCGTATGGAACTGGGGCAAGTATTATGACTACTCAACAAAGGCCATCGCAAAAGGCACATGGAAATCCCAGCAGGTGTGGTGGAGCATGAAGGATGGAATGGTCGACCTTTCCAACTTCGGCAAAGCCGTTTCAGAGGACACGAAAAAGCTCGTAGCCGCTGAAAAGAAAAAGATACTTGACGGGAAATGGGACGTCTTCCACGGCCCCATCAAAGGACAGGACGGCAAAACTATGGTAGCCGCCGGACAGAAACTTACAGATAAAGATATGCTCTCGATGAACAAATTCGTCGAAGGCGTAGACGGTACCATCCCCAAATAAATCTTCACACATACCATACCAAGAGGGCTCTCTTACCAACGCGGGAGCCCTCTTTTTTCGACTGGAGGAGACATGCCATGGCGAACGAACAACTCGTCTCAATGCGTGGAATAGACAAAATATTTTACGGTCAGTACGCAAATCAGGGCGTAGACTTCGACCTCAAAGCGGGCGAAGTACACAGCATCCTTGGCGAAAACGGCGCAGGAAAAACGACGCTCATGAACTGCCTCTCCGGCATCTAC contains the following coding sequences:
- a CDS encoding ABC transporter permease, with translation MEFITVILAAAIRSGTPVLYACLGEVMSERAGVMNLGLEGIMLVGAYAGFSVTMKTGSPWIGLLAAFAAGCAITVIHAFLCITMMCNQVVSGLAMVLAGYGLSALMGREVIGQTIPGLAAWKLPLLSQIPVIGPIFFQHNAMIYLSYLLVAFLCWFLFKTRPGLNCRAVGENPRAADAMGLHVSAIRYFYSIAGGGLAGLGGGYLSVVYAQMWIEGMTAGRGWIAVALVIFGLWNPARAAIGAYLFGGVDALQLRLQAMGSTVSASLLLTLPYIMTIVVLTAVSIRSGKGRLLGAPSSLSIPFRREERE
- a CDS encoding BMP family ABC transporter substrate-binding protein, which produces MKKAVLLAIALVMAFSASAFALGAIKVEDQKPAFIYVGPAADGGYNYMHDQGRKLMEKNNPGLKSSIVESVPEGPDAERVMETAIRNGAKVIYANSFGYMDHVINVAKRHPDVYFNHCSGYKDAPNVSTYFGRMYQPRYLSGLVAGRATKSNNIGYVAAYPIPEVIRGINAFTLGVRKVNPKAKVKVVWIYTWHDPAKEKEATKALFDAKCDTVAMHADTGGAPKAAEELGMWVIGYNTPMDKYAPTRHLVTPVWNWGKYYDYSTKAIAKGTWKSQQVWWSMKDGMVDLSNFGKAVSEDTKKLVAAEKKKILDGKWDVFHGPIKGQDGKTMVAAGQKLTDKDMLSMNKFVEGVDGTIPK